One segment of Candidatus Kaelpia imicola DNA contains the following:
- a CDS encoding MerR family transcriptional regulator yields the protein MDKQIYNVPKAAQKLGVHEQTVRYWIKKGWVEPKRDYRNYPVFTDSDIKKIIKWRNTFR from the coding sequence ATGGATAAGCAAATCTACAATGTACCCAAAGCCGCACAAAAGCTCGGTGTCCATGAGCAGACAGTGCGTTACTGGATTAAAAAGGGCTGGGTTGAGCCTAAAAGAGATTACAGGAATTACCCTGTTTTTACCGATTCTGATATTAAAAAAATAATAAAGTGGCGCAATACATTCAGGTGA